Part of the Nicotiana sylvestris chromosome 2, ASM39365v2, whole genome shotgun sequence genome, AAAATTATTGAAATCCCAGAGTAATACATTAACAAAACAAGCCAACCAATATCACAAGACAACTAGGTACTTTTAACTGTCCATGATAGAAGAACATAACATACTTAAATCTCAAATGCAAATCAAGTAGCAATCTAGTCAATAGATGTGCTGTTGGAACAAGATGGTCTCATATTAACACGATGTATATATGTAAACATCTAAAACAACTGGTATTAAGTTGTGCTTTCCTCCTTGAGCTAGTTCAAAGACGCAGATATCAAACTCCTCCAAATCATTATCCATAACAAAATCTTCCCAACCACTCTGCATCACAAGTCCTTCCTGTCTGTAACTAACTGCAACTGCCCACCTCCTTCCACTTGAAGGGATTCTCAGGTTAATTGTCTCATATTTCTTCCTCATGTATCTGTTTGCCAATTTCTTTGGCAGTTTCTGCTTGCACATATATTCAACAAACTAGATTAACACAAAAACAGCTGAAAGGACACACGAAAAACTAGACTGATGGTGGGTTGCTAGTGAATATAGAGAGAGAAATCAACAGTTGCGACATACATTATATTAACAGAAGCAAGCAGACCTAGGATTTGAAAGTGAGGGGTGTACTTTTACATTCAACCAGAATCTGCTTTGTATATAGGGTGTAATTTTTGCTAAACTTTCTGGATGTCCGTGACCCCTCTCTTTACAACGTAGGTCCGCCTCTGATTACATACTACTATCACTTTGGCTAATGTTTAAACAGGAaggatttaacttatatacactTATGGTATAAAGAATTTTTACTTTCTCGTGTATTTTAACCTATTGTTGTTAGTTTATAGAAGGACAATAGAACATATACCAGCTGACCCAAGTAGACATGGGTAGGCTGCATTGTCATTAGAAAAGAAGGCACAGAAGATTTGTGTCTTGAAGCCTGTTGAAAAACTTCCTCTCTGTGTCGGTTTGAGAATATGGGCATTTTTTCCTCTGAACAAACAATTTCTCCAAATCAGAATCCATAAAAAATgtaggaagaaaaaaaagagacagATTCAAAAGAATACAAGTGCAATTGAAAGAAGAGTTAAACTTAACCAGGTTCAATGTTTCTCTTGCACGTTGAGGAAGGTGTACATTCCCTTTTCCTATTGATCTGCTGCTTGGCTATCAAgattttcttcatcttcttcccTTTTCTAAGCTGAGATGAATGAAACACATACTTTTTTCCATAACTTTCTTCCTCAGTTGAATGTCCATTTTCACTACTCTCTTCTTGATCACTTGTATGTTCATCTGTTACTTCATCTGGATGTTTACATGGGTTCCTATTTTTCTTGACAAAGAAAGTCTCCTCTTTCTCGCACGCACTAAGGTCAAAAATAGTGACATCAAAACATGAAAAGCTTTTCATCTTGAATACTAACAGATCTGCTTCTTCCAAACAATGGTCTTTGACAAACTGTTCCCAACCATTGCAAAACACATAATCATTATCTTCTCTTTTCTTAACCTCAACTGTCCATGTATTGCCACTGGGACCCCTAAGAATTTTTCGGCCCAACAGTTTGTAACTGTCCTTTAAATTTATCACAAACTTGTGTGGAATGCGCTGAAGAGAACCCAAAAATGTGTCAGCTACAAATACATAAATTTGAGGAGAGAACTCtgcattttttaagaaaaaaaaaaagatgtaagAAAGAAAGAATAGTAGAGGCTTACTCACCAATCTAGGCCTGAAATCATTCATCATTACTTTGAAGAACCGATGTTTATCGAACTCTTCCCAATACTTTTGCTTCTCAATCACTTTGCACCTCTCACAGGTTGTAGCCATTTCCTGATAACAAAGTTTGGTTTATGGAAGAAAAAAAGAGCAAAGGAAAAACAAGTAAAGCGAGGAGGCTTTATAAAATTGTGcttctttgaagaagaaagaaagatggaaTAAACTTTATTTTCAATGAGCAGAGTGTAATAGTATGGACCACAACTTGGACGTTTGACGTGTTGAACACATTTTCATCATCTTCCAAATGAGCTGCTATTTCTAGTTAGAGTTCCAAGTCTCTTTACACCTTTTCTGCAGAGCTCATTTGAGGAAATATGAAAACTTGACCCCTCACAGCCGTTTAATATTTCCCCTGAGGAGGCTAAAGATAAAATCAGAGATGAAAACTCTGAATTTCCATATTTGTATCATTTGCCATAATCTGAAATGATGTCGGTTAAACCAATTAATCGTATAACCTTTTATTGAATGATGTTGCCAAAATGAATTCAATGCATTCTGACACGAGATCCCATTAGAAATAGGAACAAAATAAGTCCATTTCATATGAATTGCCAGTTTCCAATTCGAGCTATCTTGGACTCTTTGTACTGTAATTCTAAACATTAGACCTTACATTTAATGCCAATATTGATCTCCATCTGCTGGACAGGTTCACTTGGCGCTGTAGGATTTTATAAAGAAGACACTGACGCATTAACCATGATTTTAGTCTGTTCTAGTGAGAGATACTACAATTGGATAAAATCAAATTGAAATTTGACAAAGTGAACCATGAGTTTTTGTAAAAAAGAAATTTTTGGTTACCTGGCATAAAATGAAATAAGTTGTGATAGTATTTGAGTTTCCAGATATCAATTTTGTAACTTGTCATTTTCTCTATGGTGATGGATTCTGATTCAACTATTTTAATAATTTTCCTCCTTTTCCCATTTGCCAGGCATTTTAGAGGATTACTTACGTGTACAAACGAACAAAAAAACAGAGATACACACATAGAGCATATAGTTAGCGAGCATCTTCCACTCTAATTTGGTTAAATCCTATATTCTACAATTTGATTACATTACCGGAGAGAGACGTACAATATTACAAAAATTGTCAA contains:
- the LOC104240249 gene encoding B3 domain-containing protein REM16-like, with translation MATTCERCKVIEKQKYWEEFDKHRFFKVMMNDFRPRLRIPHKFVINLKDSYKLLGRKILRGPSGNTWTVEVKKREDNDYVFCNGWEQFVKDHCLEEADLLVFKMKSFSCFDVTIFDLSACEKEETFFVKKNRNPCKHPDEVTDEHTSDQEESSENGHSTEEESYGKKYVFHSSQLRKGKKMKKILIAKQQINRKRECTPSSTCKRNIEPEEKMPIFSNRHREEVFQQASRHKSSVPSFLMTMQPTHVYLGQLKLPKKLANRYMRKKYETINLRIPSSGRRWAVAVSYRQEGLVMQSGWEDFVMDNDLEEFDICVFELAQGGKHNLIPVVLDVYIYTSC